In Bacillus sp. KH172YL63, one genomic interval encodes:
- the rpsN gene encoding 30S ribosomal protein S14, whose protein sequence is MAKKSKVVKEIQRQEMVLKYAALRRELKEKGDYEGLRKLPRDSSPTRLKNRCEVTGRPRGYLRKFKMSRIAFRELAHKGQIPGVKKSSW, encoded by the coding sequence TTGGCTAAAAAATCCAAGGTAGTAAAAGAAATTCAGCGTCAAGAGATGGTGTTAAAGTATGCTGCATTAAGAAGAGAGCTTAAAGAAAAAGGGGATTATGAAGGGCTTCGAAAGCTGCCGCGGGATTCTTCACCGACTCGATTGAAAAATCGTTGTGAAGTGACAGGACGACCGAGAGGATATCTAAGAAAGTTTAAGATGTCACGCATAGCATTCCGTGAGCTGGCCCATAAAGGACAAATTCCCGGGGTGAAAAAATCAAGCTGGTAA